From a region of the Solanum stenotomum isolate F172 chromosome 2, ASM1918654v1, whole genome shotgun sequence genome:
- the LOC125855123 gene encoding F-box/kelch-repeat protein At3g23880-like, whose protein sequence is MDGHRPLPEDVVIDILLRLPVESLLRFKCVRKDWCALIKSPSFIEKHFHHKNNCARLLVCNLKVAREVHPIVKSVAFSLLPKEIVPGVTPEQKILLQLPRITHFTCVAGPVDGLFLVQKKFYGDDVCLGLWNPATKEFRTLPPAPFEIEGFFTNHDHQFGLGFDLLTQDYKVVWIRVFWDMPGQGANNRVYACVYSSCNNSWKHLTPEFPPSSTLSAPLDATYLNRVYYWLCRGLDDIYTIRSFDMGSEQFGEIQVPDIPSEHWGTLTLHGGLLAMLTGDPGKPMTSIYNVWVMKQERNWSKVLTIQPHIDAHWPLNISDNDKMVFEITETSQLVLYDPTTRRVTDLGFQLDLSIAGCWVFNYKESLVPIKRGNETQGEDNAVEQIERYFYTIPMDEASS, encoded by the coding sequence ATGGATGGTCACCGTCCTTTACCAGAAGATGTAGTAATTGATATTCTATTGAGATTGCCCGTGGAATCACTCTTGCGTTTCAAATGTGTGCGCAAGGACTGGTGTGCTCTCATCAAAAGTCCGAGTTTCatagaaaaacattttcatcaCAAGAACAATTGTGCCCGTCTCCTTGTTTGCAACTTGAAAGTAGCACGTGAAGTACACCCCATCGTAAAGTCTGTTGCATTCTCCTTGCTCCCTAAAGAAATTGTTCCAGGTGTGACCCCTGAACAAAAAATTCTCCTTCAGCTTCCGAGGATCACTCATTTCACGTGTGTTGCTGGTCCAGTTGATGGCTTATTCTTAGTGCAGAAGAAGTTTTATGGAGACGATGTTTGCTTGGGTTTGTGGAATCCTGCCACCAAAGAGTTTAGGACTCTGCCTCCTGCGCCTTTTGAGATTGAGGGCTTTTTCACAAACCATGATCATCAGTTTGGATTGGGATTTGACCTGTTGACTCAAGATTATAAGGTTGTATGGATTCGAGTGTTCTGGGATATGCCGGGACAAGGTGCTAATAATCGTGTCTATGCCTGTGTCTATTCCTCATGCAACAATTCATGGAAACACCTTACTCCTGAATTCCCTCCCAGTTCTACCTTGTCTGCACCCCTTGATGCCACTTATCTCAACAGGGTTTATTATTGGCTTTGTAGGGGCCTTGATGATATCTACACGATTCGCTCTTTTGACATGGGCAGCGAACAGTTTGGGGAGATACAAGTCCCAGATATTCCAAGTGAACATTGGGGGACACTTACATTGCATGGCGGCTTACTTGCTATGTTAACCGGTGACCCTGGCAAACCAATGACATCCATATACAATGTGTGGGTAATGAAACAAGAGAGAAATTGGTCCAAAGTTCTTACTATTCAACCTCATATAGATGCTCATTGGCCTCTCAACATCTCGGATAACGATAAGATGGTTTTTGAGATCACAGAAACTTCACAGCTGGTGCTATATGACCCTACAACAAGACGAGTTACAGATCTTGGATTTCAACTGGACCTTTCCATTGCTGGCTGTTGGGTTTTCAATTACAAGGAGAGCCTAGTTCCAATAAAGAGAGGAAACGAGACTCAGGGCGAGGATAATGCAGTCGAGCAAATTGAACGCTACTTCTATACCATACCAATGGATGAGGCCTCATCTTAG